In Drosophila yakuba strain Tai18E2 chromosome X, Prin_Dyak_Tai18E2_2.1, whole genome shotgun sequence, a single genomic region encodes these proteins:
- the LOC120321794 gene encoding uncharacterized protein LOC120321794, which produces MPRTSLFDVDDDQQFLKMASGDAVNYPKKKSTEPIYNQDGFSEYDIQRPCSSAFRTVNEPHPNPIPSKFRIDNVVPDFGLEENSNVLPKNWQMPPPSSSSIVKSRRCPNEGKISPNVRQTVPKPTVDTEPSPLTPIKGPLVDEYDTEMLSSEDIWKLCMDAKKGLIKPSDAIWPLFCMEYLEPSKTPPPSLTESQNSNEFPPKTVRVDKNRYKKNSFETGFERKVGKDEWRVLDQWIESEGLNGSYNDIEESDSKGKVDSDAKKPRILDNEDVAFASCTIGIEEQRALKEWIKSEGLNEPHSDIEEFDMLLSLARDHEKNHDLLMELLKPKDLISQEKDVWKKFSPKVFEMPQKPDSVEPELWKPPPNEKVSVENIPEKEPEKATEFIVEKPEKPVILEVKDIKTLPPRPEAEEATQSWLQQCSEIISQQVQLLIYEDGSNNPTAAEPEAIDFETEISEEQMKPRVLGESNRNVSAETGWQNSFTVFLEDFEYIIDQTMTEFRDPQAKRLRSKWNQQFGSKSVENLRRCLLLPPLPDHLDQCLQRIRILKRPKRRKVEEFRMHVDMNFCKMYCTLSMNTNLDLQNTVRFLRNAVYKNDIDVIQIRYEATQIAWIWSDGSVLIINGRGHAMLAETQRDLMFRTLGRANFKADPSNKLLHLCLISCAHFPFGISLPVFTALSVLSPEPHMQYVYYVDKAVPGVAARVHETGMVQVFAMTTGEADNMLKKLYLLTANHRKATKDVIKKKPIDYD; this is translated from the exons ATGCCACGTACTTCTTTATTTGATGTAGATGATGACCAACAGTTTCTTAAAATGGCCAGCGGTGATGCGGTAAACTATCCTAAGAAAAAGAGCACAGAACCCATCTACAATCAAGATGGCTTTTCGGAATATGATATCCAAAGACCGTGCTCCAG cGCTTTTCGAACCGTAAATGAACCGCACCCAAACCCCATACCCTCCAAGTTCCGCATCGACAATGTTGTTCCGGACTTTGGACTCGAGGAGAATTCTAACGTGCTTCCcaaaaactggcaaatgcCACCTCCAAGCTCATCAAGCATTGTCAAGAGTCGACGATGCCCCAACGAAGGAAAAATATCTCCAAATGTGCGTCAAACTGTTCCAAAACCTACCGTCGATACAGAACCCTCACCGCTGACACCCATCAAGGGGCCTTTGGTGGATGAGTATGATACAGAAATGTTGTCGTCAGAGGATATTTGGAAGCTCTGTATGGATGCGAAGAAGGGGCTTATAAAGCCCTCGGATGCTAtatggcctttgttttgcatggAGTATTTGGAGCCTTCCAAAACTCCACCTCCGAGTTTAACGGAATCTCAAAACTCCAATGAATTTCCTCCGAAAACAGTTCGAGTTGACAAAAACCGAtataaaaagaattcttttgaAACTGGTTTTGAGAGGAAAGTCGGAAAAGATGAGTGGCGGGTCTTGGATCAGTGGATAGAATCGGAGGGGCTCAACGGATCCTATAATGATATAGAAGAATCGGATTCAAAGGGAAAGGTCGATAGTGACGCCAAGAAGCCTCGGATTCTGGACAATGAAGATGTCGCCTTTGCTAGCTGCACCATTGGAATCGAAGAGCAGCGGGCACTCAAGGAATGGATAAAATCGGAGGGCCTCAACGAACCCCACAGTGATATAGAAGAGTTTGATATGTTATTAAGCCTAGCCAGAGATCATGAGAAGAATCATGATCTTCTGATGGAGTTACTAAAGCCCAAGGATCTTATCTCCCAGGAAAAGGatgtttggaaaaagttttctccAAAGGTGTTCGAAATGCCGCAGAAACCTGATTCCGTAGAGCCTGAGTTGTGGAAACCCCCACCCAACGAAAAGGTTTCCGTTGAAAATATTCCAGAAAAGGAACCAGAGAAAGCAACTGAATTCATTgtggaaaaaccagaaaagccAGTTATCCTCGAGGTCAAAGACATTAAAACATTGCCCCCGAGGCCCGAGGCTGAGGAAGCTACCCAGAGTTGGCTACAGCAATGCAGTGAAATCATTTCCCAACAAGTGCAACTCCTCATCTATGAGGACGGTTCCAACAATCCAACTGCTGCAGAACCAGAGGCCATTGACTTCGAAACCGAGATCAGCGAGGAGCAAATGAAGCCCCGAGTCCTGGGAGAAAGCAACAGAAATGTCTCAGCGGAGACTGGATGGCAGAATAGCTTCACAGTTTTCCTCGAGGACTTCGAGTACATCATTGACCAAACCATGACGGAGTTCAGGGACCCCCAAGCTAAGAGACTGCGCTCAAAGTGGAACCAGCAGTTCGGATCAAAATCGGTGGAGAATTTGAGGAGATGTCTTCTGCTTCCGCCTCTGCCAGATCACTTGGACCAGTGCCTCCAGAGGATTAGAATCCTAAAGCGTCCCAAAAGGCGCAAGGTCGAGGAATTTCGCATGCACGTCGATatgaatttttgcaaaatgtattGCACACTGAGTATGAATACGAACTTGGATCTGCAAAATACGGTTAGGTTCCTAAGAAACGCCGTTTACAAAAACGACATCGATGTGATCCAAATCCGGTATGAGGCCACACAGATAGCCTGGATTTGGTCCGATGGCAGTGTCTTGATAATCAATGGAAGAGGCCATGCGATGCTTGCCGAAACACAAAGGGATCTGATGTTTAGGACCCTTGGGAGGGCGAACTTCAAAGCCGACCCCTCAAACAAGCTTCTACATCTGTGTCTCATTTCTTGCGCCCACTTTCCATTTGGGATCTCTTTGCCGGTGTTCACTGCGTTAAGCGTTCTTTCTCCAGAGCCCCATATGCAGTATGTCTACTACGTGGACAAGGCAGTTCCCGGGGTGGCGGCCCGTGTTCATGAGACGGGAATGGTCCAGGTGTTTGCCATGACCACGGGTGAGGCGGATAATATGCTGAAGAAACTGTACCTTCTTACGGCCAATCACCGAAAGGCCACCAAAGACGTCATCAAAAAGAAACCAATAGACTAcgactga
- the LOC26536437 gene encoding uncharacterized protein LOC26536437 yields MPENRRYGLVITNQSSDADGVDTVALIVNANRRRCNAALFFLLMTGISSGAAVCHHRLHTSTLANMTFDSSMLVVCEDEETAQWVMSAVHGMCPPHSCQPLIEFFGLLRT; encoded by the exons ATGCCCGAGAACCGGCGATACGGTCTGGTGATAACAAACCAGAGTTCGGACGCGGACGGTGTGGACACCGTTGCCCTAATTGTGAACGCCAACCGACGCCGATGC AATGCCGCGCTGTTCTTCTTACTTATGACGGGGATTTCAtctggcgctgctgtttgcCACCATAGGCTTCATACCTCAACCTTAGCTAACATG ACGTTCGACTCCAGCATGCTAGTGGTCTGCGAGGATGAGGAAACAGCCCAATGGGTCATGTCAGCCGTCCATGGTATGTGCCCGCCGCACTCCTGCCAGCCCTTAATCGAGTTCTTCGGCCTCCTGAGGACGTGA